The segment GATAAGGGAGGCATTTTGAGACATTTTATATTAGTTCCGTGCGACCACACCGTAAGCGTCACTGTGGAAACAAAGTGGAAATGTTAAATTCCATGCAATTCTTAATAAAACAGACATTTTCTCATGAAAATATCTTTCATTTTGACAACGTACTCTATAGGTGAAATTGagcattttgtatggggaaatattttttttgcTGTACGGTAGGTGGGTACGTACGgcaggtgggtactgcattGTAACCTACAGCCCGCTCCAATGCTGAGTGACTGGCACTTGAAATTGAGTAGAAAGCAGTGCTGAATCACTACTGTTGCCAACAGATAGCTTGTAAGTCCCCTTCTCCATTAGCCAGGAATCGGTTGTGACGTCCCAAACGCTCACAGCGGTTTTGATAGGAATCTCGATGGTTGCCTGCCTCGTTTCGCCGGCCGGAACGAAAAGTTTAGTGAATCCCTTCAACTCTTTGACAGGACGCCTGACTGCCGATGGTGTAATACAGCTCACATAGACCTGTATCACTTCCTTTCCGCTTGTGGCGGCCGAGTTGTTGTAAACAGGTACGGTGACGAGCATGTTCGCGTCGACACCGCTGCCTCGTATCTGCACACTTGGTTGCTCGAGGATGAAGGACGCATACGATAGACCAAAGCCGAAAGGCCATTGTACCTTTCTCCTGGCCTTTTCGTAGAAACGGTATCCAACAAAGATGTCTTCGTTGTAGTAACATGTGCCGGCTTCGCTTCTGTAACTAAGGAAGGAAGGATTGTCCTCAAtagaacaaggccaagacaaGGGGAGCTTCCCCGAGGGACTCTCTCTACCCAAGACTATGTCTGCAATACCGTGGCCTAGTTCATTACCACCGTACCAGGTCTGCATCACAGCAGCAACTTGATCCCAAGGACCAGATACGGGAGTGCCAGACTGAACGATGACAACGACATTCTTGTTGACTGCTGTGACTCTGGATAAGAGTTCACTTTGCCGCCCGGGGAGTTCGTACAATGCACGGTCGGAACCTTCTGATTCCCATTCAGGGCCTAGACCGACGCAGACAACCACTTGATCCGCTTCCTTGGCCAGTTCAACAGCGcgatcaagctcaagagacTCGTTGGAGCACCTGGCACAGCCAATACGGACACCGCCGGCGCCAAATACAGGTGCTCCTGCTTTGTTCAAGTTGGAGGTCGCGGCGCTGCCAAACTCACATCGCAGCTTATAGACTCTGTTGGCGACAAGTTGTACGTGTTTAATCTTCTCGGCACTTCCGGAGCCGAAGAAGCTGGTGCCCCTCTTCTGATCATGCGAGTTGTCAACGATGAGATCATTGTCAAGATACAATGTTGCGGTTCCAGCGACAGTGAGACTGAAGGCATACGTATCCGTGTTGTCGACAACCAGGTCGGCAGCTATGGTAGCATATACAACATTATCAGGTGCAGCAGGGTTGCTATAGTCGTACAAAACCACGTTGGAGTCGTCGAGCTGCAGGACTTCTATAGCCTCCCGGGTATCCGTGATTTCGTTATTGTTCAGTTGCTGCATTGTTGGTGGCGAGGTGTAAATGCTCATTAGGAATTGCCCAAGCGTCCCGTCAGGAGCTCTAATGATATCGCCCAGCACTGGAAGTTGATTGTAGATCTGGCAGGCTTCGGTGTACTCTACGGGTTGTTCGAGTTTGTCTCGGAGACCCTCAAGTATCGAGACGACTCGTGTAGGCCGCAGCGACGCTGATCCACCACCGCAAAAGAAAGACTTCTGGGCATTGGGTCCGATGACTACAGTCTGCTCTTCAAAGTTAGTCACAGGAGTAAGAAGGCAATGGAAGGAATCTGGTTGACTTGCCTTCTTGTCGGCACGGAAAGGCAACACATGGTCGTCGTTTTTGAGGAGAACAACACTTTCTGTCGCTAACCTCCTCAGCACGCTACGATCTTGGTCCGTGTCAAGACATGATTCGGGGCCACATTCGGGAATGCCAGATTCCCTGACGCGATCGGCGAGCCTGAGGACCGAGGCCACTCTTGCGTCAATTGTACTGCTCCTAATCTTGCCGACCCCAAGTGCTGTTGCGACCCGTTTACCCCTCTGCTCTGTTGGGCCTGGCATTTCGAGATCCAAGCCGTTGTTGATAGCTGCAGCTGTCGAGTATGTTCCAAACCAATCGCTCATGATGCAACCTCGGTAGCCCCATTCGTTCCTCAATATCTCTTGTAGTATGTCTTGGTGCTCACTCATGTGCTGTCCATTGACTTTATTGTACGCTGTCATGAGGGCCCAGGGGTCGGCATCTCGAATGGCGATCTGGAAGGGGAGGAGATAAATCTCTCGTAGGGCTCGGGGACTGATCCTGCAGTCTACAAGAGTTCGTTCGTGTTCCATATCGTTTGCGACAAAGTGTTTAAGAGAGCAAGCAATGTCGTTCTTCTGGACGTTAGAGATGAGCGCGCTCGCCAGGCTTCCACCAAGCAAAGGGTCTTCGGAAAAGGATTCGAAGCCGCGGCCGCCTAGTGGACTCCTGTTGAAACATGTCAGCGTACCTATAAAAGCTGTGACAGGGGAACCTGCTGCACACCTTTGAATGTTGGTTGTAGGACCGAGCCATACATGTGCGCTCTTGGCATGACATTCTCTTGCGATAAGGTCTCCAGCCTCGCGCATCATGTCATGGCTCCATGTGGCTGCGAGTCCAGTGCCGCAAGGAAGACAAGCTGCGGGAACgctgttgaagaactttGTGCCTCTAACTCCGTTGGGACCGTCCGACATGCGAAGTTTAGGAACCGATAGTCGCGGGATACTTTGCGTATGCCAAAAGTCGGAACCTAGGAAATTCCGAGAT is part of the Fusarium oxysporum Fo47 chromosome VII, complete sequence genome and harbors:
- a CDS encoding glycoside hydrolase superfamily — protein: MESFNLPYGELLQHLTTSEKISLLSGSDFWHTQSIPRLSVPKLRMSDGPNGVRGTKFFNSVPAACLPCGTGLAATWSHDMMREAGDLIARECHAKSAHVWLGPTTNIQRSPLGGRGFESFSEDPLLGGSLASALISNVQKNDIACSLKHFVANDMEHERTLVDCRISPRALREIYLLPFQIAIRDADPWALMTAYNKVNGQHMSEHQDILQEILRNEWGYRGCIMSDWFGTYSTAAAINNGLDLEMPGPTEQRGKRVATALGVGKIRSSTIDARVASVLRLADRVRESGIPECGPESCLDTDQDRSVLRRLATESVVLLKNDDHVLPFRADKKTVVIGPNAQKSFFCGGGSASLRPTRVVSILEGLRDKLEQPVEYTEACQIYNQLPVLGDIIRAPDGTLGQFLMSIYTSPPTMQQLNNNEITDTREAIEVLQLDDSNVVLYDYSNPAAPDNVVYATIAADLVVDNTDTYAFSLTVAGTATLYLDNDLIVDNSHDQKRGTSFFGSGSAEKIKHVQLVANRVYKLRCEFGSAATSNLNKAGAPVFGAGGVRIGCARCSNESLELDRAVELAKEADQVVVCVGLGPEWESEGSDRALYELPGRQSELLSRVTAVNKNVVVIVQSGTPVSGPWDQVAAVMQTWYGGNELGHGIADIVLGRESPSGKLPLSWPCSIEDNPSFLSYRSEAGTCYYNEDIFVGYRFYEKARRKVQWPFGFGLSYASFILEQPSVQIRGSGVDANMLVTVPVYNNSAATSGKEVIQVYVSCITPSAVRRPVKELKGFTKLFVPAGETRQATIEIPIKTAVSVWDVTTDSWLMEKGTYKLSVGNSSDSALLSTQFQVPVTQHWSGL